Proteins co-encoded in one Pseudorhizobium banfieldiae genomic window:
- a CDS encoding xanthine dehydrogenase family protein molybdopterin-binding subunit encodes MTDHQHPAELRPKMVGTRVKRTEDPRLLAGMGQYVDDISPAGTLHVALRRSDQPHARILNIDVGEAFSVPGVVAIYDISDIEGEIKPAIPTSRMPGYYATPNWPLARGKVRYVGEPVVAVVAESRYAAEDALEHINIQYDPLPFAIRQVDAVKDDAPLLHEEAGTNTIIRREFKRGDVDAAFEEAAVIVKGRFRMTRKTAVPMENRSYLAQWDGRKQSLTLHTSSGSPGIIRDVLSGCLDLPGTRLRVVAPDVGGSFGAKGSLYPEEMLVCVLARKLKRPVKFVSDRLEDLSATSQAFDELIEAELAVTSEGLLIGLKADVIGDVGAYSIYPWTAALETVQVVSFLPGPYRMEHYRGRIRGVLTPKPPTGPYRGVGRPSSTFAMERLVEMAARELNMDPVEFRRRNLVRAEEFPYRTASGIIWDKSAFQECLEGACEKADYADLVRQRDAARSEGRWVGIGLASYAELTGIGSRISVAPGMPINTGTETSKIEIDATGAITASFGISSHGQGLETTLAQVIVDELGCKLEDIQVRHGDSALVPMSSGTYASRSAVLGGGAATLAARVVKGKVLRAAAFLMEQSVDDLDIRDGIIASRQSNLTMTLKEVASAVYTQMGRIPREQREDLTASETYDPYLGTACSSTHLAMVEIDPETYGVEIRRYVVAEDCGKIINPMIVDGQVHGAVAQGIGAALLEEIVHDDNGQAVAASLADYLVPVAGTVPNIGIVHIEADLPNNVGGFRGMGEGGTIGAPAAIANAVSDALAHLGVSVETLPITPERIFQLLRDKALAGQPVKTPA; translated from the coding sequence ATGACCGATCACCAACATCCTGCCGAACTCCGACCGAAAATGGTCGGGACCCGCGTCAAACGTACTGAGGACCCACGCCTTCTTGCAGGCATGGGGCAATACGTTGACGACATATCTCCCGCCGGAACCTTGCATGTAGCACTCAGGCGTTCCGACCAGCCGCATGCTCGGATACTGAACATTGATGTCGGCGAAGCGTTCTCAGTCCCCGGGGTCGTAGCCATCTATGACATCAGTGACATCGAAGGCGAGATCAAGCCGGCGATCCCGACATCCCGCATGCCCGGCTATTACGCCACTCCCAATTGGCCCCTAGCGCGAGGAAAAGTACGATACGTTGGCGAACCCGTTGTTGCGGTCGTCGCTGAGAGCCGGTACGCCGCCGAGGATGCCCTTGAGCACATAAACATCCAGTACGACCCGTTGCCTTTCGCCATCCGGCAGGTCGACGCAGTCAAGGATGATGCGCCGTTACTCCACGAAGAGGCCGGAACGAACACCATAATTCGCCGCGAGTTCAAGCGAGGCGATGTTGATGCCGCCTTCGAGGAGGCTGCCGTTATTGTGAAGGGCCGCTTCAGGATGACCCGCAAGACCGCAGTCCCGATGGAGAACCGTTCCTACTTGGCCCAATGGGACGGCAGAAAGCAGTCGCTGACCCTCCACACGTCGTCGGGCAGCCCGGGCATCATACGCGACGTACTATCAGGTTGCCTGGATTTGCCCGGAACACGCTTGCGGGTTGTCGCACCCGACGTCGGTGGCAGCTTTGGCGCTAAAGGGTCGTTGTACCCCGAAGAGATGCTGGTCTGCGTCCTGGCGCGAAAGCTGAAACGTCCAGTGAAGTTCGTCAGCGATCGTCTGGAGGACCTATCTGCCACAAGCCAGGCCTTCGACGAACTGATCGAAGCGGAATTGGCTGTCACAAGCGAGGGGCTGCTCATCGGGCTCAAAGCAGACGTGATCGGCGACGTGGGTGCGTACTCCATATATCCATGGACCGCCGCACTGGAAACCGTACAGGTCGTCAGCTTCCTCCCTGGTCCATACCGGATGGAACACTACAGGGGCCGGATCAGGGGTGTCCTCACTCCCAAGCCGCCCACGGGTCCCTATAGGGGAGTTGGCCGTCCCTCCTCCACCTTTGCCATGGAACGGCTTGTCGAAATGGCGGCGCGCGAGTTGAACATGGACCCCGTCGAGTTCCGGCGAAGAAATTTGGTGCGGGCGGAAGAATTCCCTTACCGGACGGCTTCGGGGATCATCTGGGACAAGTCCGCATTCCAAGAGTGTTTGGAAGGCGCTTGCGAGAAAGCCGATTACGCGGACCTGGTTCGCCAGAGAGACGCGGCACGAAGCGAAGGCCGTTGGGTGGGCATCGGACTGGCAAGCTACGCGGAATTGACGGGTATAGGCTCACGCATATCGGTCGCGCCCGGCATGCCCATCAACACCGGGACAGAAACTTCGAAGATCGAGATAGACGCAACCGGCGCGATTACAGCATCTTTCGGGATTTCGTCACATGGCCAAGGCTTGGAGACGACCCTTGCACAGGTGATCGTCGATGAGCTTGGCTGTAAGTTGGAGGACATCCAGGTAAGACACGGTGACAGCGCACTCGTACCAATGTCCAGCGGCACCTACGCCAGTCGCTCGGCAGTGCTAGGAGGTGGCGCGGCCACGCTCGCCGCACGGGTTGTTAAAGGCAAGGTGTTACGGGCAGCGGCCTTTCTCATGGAGCAGAGCGTCGATGATCTGGATATCCGCGACGGTATCATTGCGAGCCGCCAGTCCAATCTAACGATGACGCTCAAGGAAGTCGCCTCAGCTGTGTATACTCAAATGGGGCGCATCCCACGCGAGCAACGCGAAGACCTCACCGCATCGGAAACCTACGATCCTTACCTGGGGACGGCTTGCTCATCCACGCATCTGGCGATGGTGGAGATCGATCCGGAGACCTACGGTGTTGAAATACGCCGCTATGTCGTGGCAGAGGACTGCGGCAAGATCATAAATCCCATGATCGTGGACGGGCAAGTACATGGAGCTGTAGCGCAAGGCATCGGTGCCGCGCTGCTCGAGGAGATCGTTCACGACGACAATGGACAGGCAGTGGCTGCCAGCCTTGCAGATTATCTTGTACCTGTCGCAGGCACCGTACCAAACATCGGCATCGTACACATAGAGGCCGACTTGCCCAACAACGTTGGCGGCTTCCGGGGAATGGGTGAAGGCGGAACAATCGGGGCTCCAGCAGCTATTGCCAACGCAGTATCTGATGCCTTGGCCCATCTTGGCGTCTCAGTCGAGACCCTGCCCATTACGCCCGAGCGGATATTCCAGTTGCTGCGCGACAAGGCACTAGCAGGTCAGCCGGTCAAGACGCCGGCGTAG
- a CDS encoding winged helix-turn-helix transcriptional regulator — MHLDLSKHILSTQSIQPKPLMERQSSVRRTMEIVLDTWNFLILREAYFGVRRFDKFQQRLGIPRQTLSSRLASLLSNEILALGKRPKEPGQQYFLTERGKDLFPTMLSLMEFGDKWLAGDNEPPLQLLHKTCGCSCRPVTVCSECLEPFTAREVAPRDGPGAGYTPVETRPTSRRSSDPALLERVRPCSVARTLAIIGDRWSFLILREGWNGVRRYEEMRENLGIATNILSDRLARLVQAGVFRKTPYGSGDRFEYRFTEMGLDLYKPMLVMMAWGDRWLANGKPPMRLRHKKCGNDFSAVVVCSECKKPISAKDTDYKLRYPFDL, encoded by the coding sequence ATGCATTTGGACCTGAGCAAGCATATATTGTCGACCCAGTCTATCCAGCCGAAGCCTTTGATGGAGCGGCAGTCATCGGTACGCAGGACAATGGAAATTGTCCTGGACACGTGGAACTTCTTGATCCTTCGAGAGGCGTACTTTGGTGTCCGGAGGTTCGACAAGTTCCAGCAGCGCCTTGGCATCCCTCGGCAGACCCTGTCATCAAGACTGGCGTCACTGCTATCAAATGAAATTCTGGCGTTAGGAAAAAGGCCGAAAGAGCCGGGGCAACAGTACTTTCTTACTGAACGTGGAAAGGACCTGTTCCCGACGATGCTGTCTTTGATGGAATTCGGAGACAAGTGGCTCGCCGGCGATAATGAGCCGCCACTGCAACTGCTTCACAAGACCTGCGGATGCAGCTGTCGGCCGGTGACTGTGTGCAGCGAATGCCTCGAACCTTTCACGGCGAGGGAGGTTGCGCCTCGTGATGGTCCGGGAGCTGGGTACACACCCGTTGAGACCAGGCCCACATCCCGAAGGAGTTCTGACCCTGCGTTGCTTGAAAGAGTGAGGCCCTGCTCCGTTGCGCGGACCCTTGCGATCATCGGGGATCGCTGGAGTTTCCTTATTCTTCGAGAGGGTTGGAACGGCGTCCGCCGATACGAGGAAATGCGCGAGAACCTTGGAATCGCGACCAACATCCTCTCCGATCGGCTTGCACGGCTCGTTCAGGCAGGCGTTTTTCGCAAGACGCCATATGGTAGTGGGGACCGTTTCGAGTATCGCTTCACGGAAATGGGACTCGATCTCTACAAGCCGATGCTGGTCATGATGGCTTGGGGCGACCGCTGGTTGGCAAATGGCAAGCCCCCGATGCGCCTTCGGCACAAGAAGTGCGGCAATGATTTCTCTGCCGTCGTCGTCTGCTCCGAATGCAAGAAGCCGATCTCGGCCAAGGACACCGACTACAAGCTTAGGTACCCGTTTGACCTTTGA
- a CDS encoding (2Fe-2S)-binding protein — translation MVEKTITVGVNGISYTRTVEPRMLLSDFLRQELTLTGTHVGCEHGVCGACTVLLDGRSARSCLTLAVQVDGLEIETIEGQGEIDCLGRVQEAFRQHHGLQCGFCTPGFIMAVTDLLRHHPLESDEQIREALSGNICRCTGYENIVNAVRELARERGPLT, via the coding sequence CAACGGGATATCCTACACCCGCACCGTCGAACCGCGGATGCTTCTTAGCGATTTCCTGCGTCAAGAACTGACCCTTACCGGAACGCATGTCGGCTGCGAACATGGAGTGTGCGGTGCCTGCACCGTACTTCTGGACGGTCGAAGCGCGCGCTCGTGTCTGACTCTTGCGGTCCAAGTCGATGGCTTGGAGATTGAAACCATCGAAGGTCAGGGGGAGATCGACTGCCTGGGCAGGGTCCAGGAGGCCTTCCGCCAGCATCATGGGCTCCAGTGCGGCTTCTGCACGCCCGGTTTCATCATGGCAGTCACGGACCTTCTCCGGCATCACCCGCTCGAATCGGACGAGCAGATACGGGAAGCCCTCTCGGGCAACATCTGCCGCTGCACGGGATATGAGAACATAGTCAATGCTGTTCGCGAACTGGCACGGGAAAGAGGACCTCTCACATGA
- a CDS encoding N-acyl homoserine lactonase family protein produces MKMHFLEGGRLRMRRSIYVAGAPKEESIELPVHATLLRHPQGNVLFDSGCNPEAAIDPQARWGGLSKVMTPAFEPDQTVIHQLNHVGLTSDDVDVVICSHLHPDHCGCNAYFVKATIICHEAELQAARTEGAVSAGYLPREWDQPQGFQTFATEHDLFDDGRIVIIPMPGHTPGMSVARIELDRDGAFVLASDAAPLQENIDSGIAPKNTWNMELAGLALKRLKSMRDSGDTVISGHDDAQWKGLRKGSEFYE; encoded by the coding sequence ATGAAAATGCACTTCCTCGAAGGTGGCCGGCTGCGCATGCGACGGTCGATCTATGTCGCAGGAGCGCCAAAGGAAGAGTCGATCGAGCTTCCTGTGCACGCTACTCTGTTACGCCACCCGCAAGGAAACGTACTCTTCGATAGCGGCTGCAATCCCGAAGCCGCTATCGATCCCCAAGCGCGTTGGGGAGGATTGAGCAAAGTCATGACGCCGGCGTTCGAGCCGGATCAAACCGTCATTCATCAGCTTAACCACGTGGGTTTGACATCAGATGATGTTGACGTTGTCATCTGTTCGCACCTCCATCCTGACCACTGCGGATGTAACGCCTACTTTGTCAAAGCCACCATCATCTGTCATGAGGCCGAGCTTCAAGCGGCACGGACTGAAGGTGCCGTTAGCGCGGGCTATCTTCCCCGCGAATGGGATCAGCCGCAGGGGTTTCAGACATTCGCCACCGAGCATGATCTTTTTGACGACGGCAGGATCGTGATCATCCCGATGCCGGGGCACACTCCGGGGATGAGCGTCGCCAGAATTGAGCTGGACCGTGACGGCGCTTTCGTACTCGCGTCTGATGCCGCCCCTCTGCAGGAGAATATCGACAGTGGCATTGCGCCCAAGAATACCTGGAACATGGAGCTCGCCGGATTGGCCCTCAAGCGTCTGAAATCCATGCGCGACAGCGGCGACACTGTTATTTCAGGGCACGATGACGCTCAGTGGAAGGGCCTTCGGAAAGGATCGGAATTCTACGAATGA